The Flaviflexus equikiangi genome contains the following window.
GGTTCGTTCCAGAACTTGCGTGGGAGGTGATCGGGCCCGGCACCGCACAGACTTCTCGGCCCAGCTCACCGGCCCACCTCGCGGTGGAGAGCGCGCCCGAACGGCGGGCCGCCTCGACGACGACCGTTGCCTGCCCGAGTGCTGCGATAAGGCGGTTGCGAGACAGAAAGCGATGCCGTGCCGGCGCCGCTCCGGGAGGCTGTTCGGAGACGATGGCACCGCCCGCCACAACGATCGTCTCGACGAGCGCGCGATGTGCCGCGGGATAGATCCTGTCGATTCCGCCGGCGGCCACGACCACGGTCCGGCCCCGCGCGGCAAGAGCGGCCCGATGAACGGCGGCATCAATGCCGTAGGCGCCGCCAGACACGAGGACGTGGGAGGAGCTCAAAGCGGTCGCGAACTCTGTCGCGACCGCCGTCCCATAGTGCGTGGCCTCCCGTGAACCGACAATGGACACGGCTGGGCGGTTCAGCACACTCGAGTCACCATCGACCCACAGGACGATCGGCGTCATGTCGCCCAGGTCGTCCAGGCGTCGGGGCCACCCCGGATCGGTCGGAATGAGGAAGGTGCCGGGCTGTATGCCGTCTTCGACGTCTGGCGGCAGTCCCTCGAGACGTGTCCGCCACCTGTCTGCATACGGCGCATAGCCCGATAAATCGCCCGATTTGAGTGCTGTGAGAGCGTCCTCTGCCCCGCTGTCCACGAGACTCCGTGCAGGATCTCCCGGTTCGCACAGATGTGACCAGATCGCGCGAGCTCGGTGCTCGCCGGTGAGTGATGTCATGGCGCCGCCTTTCCTCGACCATGATCAGCCTCCTGCGGTTCGCCCGGTCACGCAGACGGTTCGTCTTCGGAGAAAGCAGACGGCCCGTCCTCTGTGGACGGGCCGAGCACGGGTGGTGCCTACTTGTCGAGACCGAGATCTTTCATCAGGTCCGACTTGTTGAGCTCTTCGACATTGACATCCTTGAACGTGACGATGCGAACGGATTTCACGAAGCGTGTGGAACGGTAGATGTCCCACACCCAGGCATCCGTGAGAGACACATCAAAGAAGACTTCGCCGTTGCCCGACGAGCGGATCTTCACATCGACGTCGTTCGCGAGATAGAACCTGCGCTCGGTTTCGACAACGAAACGGAAGAGGTTGAGAACGTCGCGGTACTCGCGGTATAGCGCGAGCTCCATGTCCCCCTCGAAGTTTTCCAATTCACTCATGTGCT
Protein-coding sequences here:
- the dprA gene encoding DNA-processing protein DprA is translated as MTSLTGEHRARAIWSHLCEPGDPARSLVDSGAEDALTALKSGDLSGYAPYADRWRTRLEGLPPDVEDGIQPGTFLIPTDPGWPRRLDDLGDMTPIVLWVDGDSSVLNRPAVSIVGSREATHYGTAVATEFATALSSSHVLVSGGAYGIDAAVHRAALAARGRTVVVAAGGIDRIYPAAHRALVETIVVAGGAIVSEQPPGAAPARHRFLSRNRLIAALGQATVVVEAARRSGALSTARWAGELGREVCAVPGPITSHASSGTNQLLRDFGTCVTSPGDLLELLGTIGPDPILPEHATSYDRLHERDKKVWNALETSRIRSLPALAREAGLSVSETVSSLELLRSIGMARSIAGRWIRVIV
- a CDS encoding DUF2469 domain-containing protein, with product MSELENFEGDMELALYREYRDVLNLFRFVVETERRFYLANDVDVKIRSSGNGEVFFDVSLTDAWVWDIYRSTRFVKSVRIVTFKDVNVEELNKSDLMKDLGLDK